A window from Entomoplasma freundtii encodes these proteins:
- a CDS encoding oleate hydratase, which translates to MYKSNGNYEAFARPKKPIGVDKKSAYLIGSGLASLSAAAFLIRDGQMDPKKIHILEQLAIPGGSLDGIDKPDHGFIVRGGREMENHFECLWDLFHSIPSLEIEGASVLDEFYWLNKEDPNFSKCRLIQKQGERKPDDGQFTLSDQASKEIVKLFMMREKDLDDKKISDVFSPEFFKSNFWIYWCSMFAFEQWHSAIEMRRYIMRFVHHIGGLPDLSALKFTKFNQYESLVLPLVDYLQKQGVTFEYDTNVKNVIVENKDGEKIARRLVIEQGGKTKEIKLTANDLVFVTNGSITESTTLGDNNTPAPITHELGGSWELWKNLAAQDKAFGKPEKFCENLPEESWFVSATVTTLDDKIAPYIEKISKRDPYAGKVVTGGIVTAVDSNWMLSYTLNRQPHFKNQPKDQLVVWVYGLLSNKKGDFIKKSITECTGSEIAQEWLYHMGVPIDQIKDLADNSCNTVPVYMPYVTSYFMARSAGDRPLVVPKGSKNLAFIGNFAETEGDTVFTTEYSVRTAMEAVYTFLDIDRGVPEVFASAYDLRTLLTSTYILNDRKKLTDQKKPWWMQLMRKPLMRKIKGTYVEELLEKSGLL; encoded by the coding sequence ATGTACAAAAGTAATGGTAATTACGAAGCTTTTGCACGCCCGAAAAAACCTATCGGCGTTGATAAAAAAAGCGCTTACTTAATTGGTTCAGGTCTAGCTTCATTGTCGGCAGCAGCCTTCTTAATTCGCGATGGCCAAATGGACCCAAAAAAAATTCATATTCTTGAACAATTAGCAATTCCAGGAGGAAGTCTTGATGGAATTGATAAACCAGACCATGGATTTATTGTTCGTGGCGGAAGGGAAATGGAAAATCACTTCGAATGCCTTTGAGATCTTTTCCACTCAATTCCATCTTTAGAAATTGAGGGTGCTTCAGTCTTAGATGAATTTTATTGATTAAATAAAGAAGATCCCAACTTCTCAAAATGCCGTTTAATTCAAAAGCAAGGGGAACGTAAACCTGATGATGGACAGTTCACTTTAAGCGACCAAGCCTCAAAAGAAATCGTTAAACTTTTCATGATGCGTGAAAAAGATTTGGATGACAAAAAAATCAGTGATGTCTTTTCCCCAGAATTCTTTAAATCAAACTTCTGAATCTACTGATGTTCAATGTTTGCCTTTGAACAATGACATAGTGCGATTGAAATGCGCCGTTATATCATGCGTTTCGTGCACCACATTGGTGGTCTACCCGACCTTTCAGCTTTAAAATTCACTAAATTTAACCAATACGAATCATTAGTTTTACCATTGGTGGATTACTTGCAAAAACAAGGGGTAACTTTTGAATACGATACCAATGTTAAAAATGTCATTGTCGAAAACAAAGATGGTGAAAAAATTGCCCGTCGTTTAGTCATTGAACAAGGTGGGAAAACTAAAGAAATTAAATTAACTGCTAACGATTTAGTTTTCGTAACTAATGGAAGTATTACTGAAAGCACTACACTTGGTGATAACAATACTCCAGCTCCAATCACCCATGAACTTGGAGGTAGTTGAGAATTATGGAAAAACTTAGCCGCCCAAGATAAGGCGTTTGGAAAACCAGAAAAATTCTGTGAAAACCTACCCGAAGAAAGCTGATTTGTTTCTGCCACTGTGACCACTTTAGATGATAAGATTGCTCCTTACATTGAAAAAATTAGTAAACGTGATCCTTATGCTGGAAAAGTAGTAACAGGAGGTATCGTAACAGCAGTCGATTCAAATTGAATGTTAAGTTATACTTTGAACCGTCAACCTCATTTTAAAAACCAACCAAAGGACCAATTAGTAGTTTGGGTTTATGGTTTATTGTCGAACAAAAAGGGTGACTTCATTAAAAAAAGCATTACTGAATGTACAGGAAGCGAAATTGCGCAAGAATGACTTTACCATATGGGAGTTCCTATTGACCAAATTAAGGATTTAGCAGACAATTCATGTAATACAGTACCTGTTTATATGCCATATGTGACTTCATACTTTATGGCCAGAAGTGCTGGTGACCGTCCATTAGTAGTTCCTAAAGGTTCAAAAAATTTAGCCTTTATTGGTAACTTTGCTGAAACTGAAGGTGATACAGTCTTTACCACCGAATACTCAGTCCGAACAGCAATGGAAGCTGTTTATACTTTCTTGGATATTGATCGTGGAGTACCAGAAGTTTTTGCTTCAGCTTATGATTTAAGAACCTTATTAACTTCAACTTATATCTTGAATGACCGCAAAAAATTAACCGATCAAAAGAAACCTTGATGAATGCAGTTAATGCGTAAACCGTTAATGCGTAAAATCAAAGGTACCTATGTTGAAGAACTTTTAGAAAAATCTGGTTTATTATAA
- a CDS encoding deoxyribonuclease IV, whose product MNSNYPLLGGHVSVNGPSGYLVGAIKTALNQGCNTIMFFTGAPQNTKRVDPFWLRSNEMRQIMVENKIDSQHIVVHASYLINVANSVDSYRWEFSLKLLAEEIERCEVLGVNLIVLHPGSTVGASHQASLDKLIEALDILMVRPSPVKIALETMSGKGGQICSNLEDFAYIFKNLKKPERIGVCLDTCHLHDAGYDLSDWKAFKKELFNFIPPSKVWAFHLNDSASPLGSHHDRHENIGYGLIGFETLSTILWDETFQTIPKLLETPLYNGQSTHQWEITNLRNRNFKPFHFEDKKNKP is encoded by the coding sequence ATGAATAGCAATTATCCTTTATTAGGAGGTCATGTTAGTGTAAATGGGCCTAGTGGTTATCTTGTTGGAGCAATCAAAACGGCTCTCAACCAAGGTTGCAATACAATAATGTTTTTTACAGGCGCTCCCCAAAACACGAAGCGAGTCGATCCGTTTTGACTTCGAAGTAACGAAATGCGTCAAATCATGGTGGAAAACAAAATTGATAGTCAACATATCGTAGTTCATGCCTCTTATTTAATTAACGTAGCCAATTCGGTTGATTCTTACCGTTGAGAGTTTAGTTTAAAACTTTTGGCTGAAGAAATTGAACGATGTGAAGTTTTGGGAGTGAACTTAATTGTATTGCATCCTGGTTCAACTGTAGGTGCTAGTCACCAAGCGAGTCTTGATAAATTAATTGAAGCTTTAGACATCCTTATGGTGCGACCAAGTCCTGTTAAAATCGCTTTAGAAACAATGAGTGGGAAAGGTGGCCAAATTTGTTCAAACCTAGAAGATTTTGCCTATATTTTTAAGAACTTAAAAAAACCTGAACGAATCGGTGTTTGCTTAGATACTTGTCACCTTCATGATGCTGGTTATGATTTAAGCGACTGAAAAGCGTTTAAAAAGGAATTGTTTAACTTCATTCCACCTTCCAAGGTTTGGGCTTTTCATCTTAATGATTCTGCTAGTCCTCTCGGTTCTCATCATGATCGTCATGAAAACATTGGCTACGGTTTGATTGGGTTTGAGACCCTAAGTACGATTCTTTGGGATGAAACTTTCCAAACGATTCCAAAATTATTAGAAACGCCGCTTTATAATGGTCAAAGTACTCACCAATGAGAAATCACTAATTTACGAAACCGTAATTTTAAACCTTTTCATTTTGAAGACAAAAAAAATAAGCCATAA
- a CDS encoding tRNA (cytidine(34)-2'-O)-methyltransferase translates to MTRKINIVLYEPEIAQNVGAVMRTAVAIDARLHLIEPFGFPYDDRHLARPSANEYKKVDVVLYDDWADFEAKHPHTPLFCLSRYGKKPISDFNFSKINEEVYLLFGRESTGIPKNILRTHFETTFRLPMVPEARSLNLANTVGISAYEVLRQWDYLNLSKVEVQKGENYLFDEEVSE, encoded by the coding sequence ATGACTCGAAAAATTAATATCGTTCTTTATGAACCAGAGATTGCCCAAAATGTAGGAGCCGTTATGCGTACTGCTGTCGCAATTGATGCTCGTTTACACTTGATTGAGCCTTTTGGTTTTCCTTATGATGACCGCCATTTAGCCCGTCCAAGCGCGAATGAATATAAAAAAGTGGATGTTGTTTTATATGATGATTGAGCTGATTTCGAAGCCAAACATCCTCATACGCCACTCTTTTGTTTATCTCGTTATGGCAAAAAGCCAATTTCGGACTTTAATTTTAGTAAAATTAATGAAGAGGTTTATCTTCTGTTTGGTCGTGAATCAACAGGGATTCCAAAAAATATCCTTAGAACGCATTTTGAAACAACATTCCGTCTTCCAATGGTCCCTGAGGCTCGAAGTTTAAACTTAGCCAATACCGTTGGAATTTCTGCCTATGAAGTACTCCGTCAATGAGATTATTTAAATCTATCCAAGGTGGAAGTACAAAAGGGAGAAAATTATCTTTTCGATGAGGAGGTGTCAGAATAG
- a CDS encoding non-canonical purine NTP pyrophosphatase, producing the protein MTKPILWIATSNQDKVLEYQKLLPNYQIKTLVDLPFAYEEPEENGTTFEENALIKARDLANKLQAPVIGDDSGICVTALDGFPGIYSKRWASPITDWPTICQLLLAKVAANPKAAKTAKMVTVLAWYNPLTNEEALFRGEMEGQLNNKVELGDGRCFGYDLVFRPGDSLETYSQMPLDQKNFTSARQKAAQKLAQFLKERMQNDSKN; encoded by the coding sequence ATGACTAAACCAATCTTATGGATTGCTACTTCAAATCAAGACAAGGTTTTGGAGTACCAAAAACTTTTACCAAATTACCAAATTAAAACGTTAGTGGACTTACCATTTGCCTATGAGGAACCAGAAGAAAATGGCACCACTTTTGAAGAAAACGCTTTAATCAAAGCGCGCGATTTAGCTAATAAACTACAAGCTCCTGTTATCGGAGATGATTCAGGAATTTGTGTGACTGCTTTAGATGGTTTCCCAGGAATTTATTCCAAACGTTGAGCTTCGCCAATAACCGATTGACCAACTATTTGTCAATTATTATTGGCGAAAGTTGCTGCCAACCCGAAAGCGGCAAAAACAGCGAAAATGGTCACCGTTTTGGCTTGATATAACCCATTAACTAATGAGGAAGCGCTTTTCCGTGGGGAGATGGAAGGGCAATTAAATAATAAAGTCGAATTAGGCGATGGCCGTTGTTTTGGTTATGATTTGGTTTTCCGTCCTGGTGATAGCTTAGAAACCTATTCCCAAATGCCGTTAGACCAAAAGAACTTTACTTCAGCCCGCCAAAAAGCAGCGCAAAAGCTAGCTCAGTTCTTAAAAGAAAGGATGCAAAATGACTCGAAAAATTAA
- the zapE gene encoding AFG1/ZapE family ATPase, whose protein sequence is MLNNELKQQISQDSTLKLLVKKIRAHFLERGFDEEKAQKTTLLILENNQVILQDYLQNKKICQPTIESVCHQIQPGFETTINYENGRFYLGLKHCAHWEQNNKTEKLQKQFLYCDYDVATFSQTTNDYWEELESDQDIFSQSEIDQRKIFLGKVFDKIRNHDNKGFYLYGEPGVGKTIILQVIANTIATNGDQSVAFVNFAKFVDQQKLSIIEKNNQRHRDVLYRLKTADILFLDDLGAESVSAWSRDDLLLSLLNARMENKKLTFFSSNFSMKQLKENYLLRKEQYPIEKVKQKRFLERIRVLAEEYYLEGNSHRV, encoded by the coding sequence ATGCTTAATAACGAATTAAAACAACAAATTAGCCAGGATTCAACCCTAAAACTTTTAGTTAAGAAAATAAGGGCTCATTTTTTAGAACGTGGCTTTGATGAAGAAAAAGCCCAAAAAACGACGCTCTTGATTCTTGAAAATAACCAAGTCATTTTGCAAGATTATTTGCAAAACAAAAAAATTTGCCAACCAACTATAGAAAGTGTTTGTCACCAAATTCAACCCGGTTTTGAAACCACCATTAATTATGAAAACGGGCGGTTTTACTTGGGTTTAAAGCATTGTGCCCATTGGGAACAAAATAATAAAACTGAAAAATTGCAAAAGCAATTTTTGTATTGCGATTACGATGTCGCCACTTTTTCACAAACTACTAACGATTATTGAGAAGAGTTAGAAAGTGATCAAGACATTTTTAGTCAAAGCGAAATTGACCAACGAAAGATTTTTTTAGGAAAAGTTTTTGACAAAATTAGAAATCACGATAATAAAGGTTTTTATTTATATGGTGAACCAGGAGTTGGTAAAACAATCATTTTGCAAGTGATTGCGAACACGATTGCTACAAACGGTGACCAATCAGTCGCGTTTGTTAATTTTGCCAAGTTTGTCGACCAACAAAAACTTAGCATCATTGAAAAAAATAATCAACGCCATCGGGATGTCCTTTACCGCTTAAAAACAGCTGATATTCTTTTCCTTGATGATTTGGGAGCCGAGAGTGTTTCGGCTTGGTCTCGTGATGATCTTTTATTATCGTTACTAAATGCCAGAATGGAAAACAAAAAATTGACCTTTTTTAGTTCTAACTTTTCGATGAAGCAATTGAAAGAAAATTATTTACTTCGAAAAGAGCAATACCCAATTGAAAAAGTCAAACAAAAAAGATTCCTCGAAAGAATTCGGGTTTTGGCTGAGGAATATTATTTGGAAGGAAATTCCCATCGCGTTTAA
- the gap gene encoding type I glyceraldehyde-3-phosphate dehydrogenase, which yields MAQKVAINGFGRIGRLTFRQLFNKGVEIVAINDLTNTANLAYLLEYDTAQGRFQEGKISFGEGFITVDGHKIQVFAERDAANLPWGKLGVDLVIESTGLYTNREKAESHLKAGAKKVVISAPAKGVKTIAYGVNQNDLKATDDIISGASCTTNCLSPMAKVLDEKFGIKKGLMTTVHAVTNDQRLLDLPHNGDMRRGRAAAWNIIPTSTGAAVAVAQVLPNLKGKLDGLALRVPVITGSITDLAVEFEKTVTVEEVNGAIKNAIANDAELAKAMMYNEQEIVSSDVIGSSYGSVFDATLTKIIEQDGKQMVKVFAWYDNENSYVSQLVRTVLYFMGL from the coding sequence ATGGCACAAAAAGTGGCAATTAATGGTTTTGGGCGTATTGGACGTTTGACTTTTAGACAATTGTTCAACAAAGGCGTAGAAATCGTCGCAATTAACGACCTTACCAACACTGCAAACCTTGCATATTTATTAGAATACGATACAGCTCAAGGGCGTTTCCAAGAAGGAAAAATTTCGTTCGGAGAAGGATTTATTACTGTTGATGGACACAAAATCCAAGTTTTTGCTGAAAGAGACGCAGCAAACCTTCCATGAGGAAAACTAGGAGTTGACTTAGTAATTGAATCAACTGGACTTTACACTAACCGTGAAAAAGCCGAATCTCACTTAAAAGCTGGAGCTAAAAAAGTTGTTATTTCAGCTCCCGCAAAAGGTGTTAAAACTATCGCTTATGGAGTTAACCAAAACGATCTTAAAGCAACTGACGATATTATTTCAGGAGCTTCATGTACTACTAACTGTTTATCACCAATGGCAAAAGTTCTTGATGAAAAATTTGGTATCAAAAAAGGGTTAATGACTACTGTTCATGCCGTAACTAATGACCAAAGATTGTTAGACTTACCTCATAATGGAGATATGCGTCGTGGACGTGCTGCAGCATGAAACATTATCCCTACTTCAACTGGGGCAGCTGTGGCTGTTGCACAAGTTTTACCAAACTTAAAAGGTAAATTAGATGGGTTAGCACTTCGTGTTCCAGTTATCACTGGATCAATCACTGACTTAGCAGTTGAATTCGAAAAAACTGTTACTGTTGAAGAAGTTAATGGAGCAATTAAAAACGCCATTGCTAACGATGCTGAATTGGCAAAAGCAATGATGTACAATGAACAAGAAATTGTTTCATCAGACGTTATTGGTTCAAGCTACGGATCAGTTTTCGATGCAACTTTAACTAAAATTATTGAACAAGATGGAAAACAAATGGTAAAAGTTTTTGCTTGATATGACAACGAAAACTCATATGTTTCTCAATTAGTTCGTACTGTTCTTTACTTCATGGGTCTTTAA
- a CDS encoding deoxynucleoside kinase — MRIAIFGTVGAGKTTLIEHLKRTLPEDYLVVKEPLVDNPYFEKSYSPDPKIAGENAYKMEILMLAARMKQLQESKSVENVLYDRSIFDCPVFANCNYTMGNLNSTDWKVYREYFEKVVLKSFQNKAIPPYDYVIYLKVSDETSLKRIQQRSIERELNVKPEFWFELNHLYDDWAQKIASVTPLLIIDGNTDNPQVCAEKIIKKLSK, encoded by the coding sequence ATGAGAATTGCAATTTTTGGTACAGTAGGTGCCGGTAAAACTACTTTGATTGAACATTTAAAACGCACCTTGCCTGAAGACTACTTAGTGGTCAAAGAACCATTGGTTGATAACCCTTACTTTGAGAAAAGTTATTCTCCAGATCCAAAAATCGCTGGTGAAAATGCTTACAAAATGGAAATCTTAATGTTGGCAGCAAGGATGAAACAATTACAAGAAAGTAAATCGGTAGAAAATGTACTTTATGACCGAAGCATTTTTGATTGCCCAGTTTTTGCCAACTGCAATTATACGATGGGTAATTTAAATTCTACTGATTGGAAAGTCTATCGAGAATACTTTGAAAAGGTAGTGTTGAAAAGTTTTCAAAATAAGGCAATTCCACCCTATGACTATGTCATCTACTTAAAAGTTTCTGATGAAACATCTTTAAAAAGAATTCAACAACGTAGCATCGAACGTGAACTAAATGTCAAACCCGAGTTTTGGTTTGAGCTAAACCATCTTTATGATGATTGAGCTCAAAAGATTGCTTCTGTTACGCCTCTCCTAATAATTGATGGTAATACCGATAACCCGCAAGTTTGTGCCGAAAAGATTATAAAAAAACTCTCTAAATAA
- the mtnN gene encoding 5'-methylthioadenosine/S-adenosylhomocysteine nucleosidase, whose translation MLLVIGAMPEELEACHKAFDFQTDETVLGPIFRERSNKFLLCTSGIGLTNASARLSQCLTLYPEISQILVLGTTGAVTRNLHQGDIVLVPYTIYGFADVRAFGYELGQIPQMPPVYEANHHFLKLLEQHFSSKVERFSLVNCASLDVFVDNENQVREWLRPLPIPVQIVDMELAAYYQVAFRFHKPILALKIVSDSLMHEKNPALSFDEFLPTASEKLKWCLEEIIRIQPTT comes from the coding sequence ATGTTACTTGTAATTGGGGCAATGCCGGAGGAATTGGAAGCTTGTCATAAAGCTTTTGATTTTCAAACCGATGAAACTGTTTTAGGGCCTATTTTTCGCGAAAGAAGTAATAAATTTTTACTTTGCACTAGTGGAATTGGCTTAACAAATGCTAGTGCGCGGTTAAGCCAATGTTTGACTTTATATCCAGAAATTTCCCAAATTTTAGTTTTGGGAACGACAGGAGCTGTTACGCGTAATCTTCATCAAGGCGATATTGTTTTGGTTCCTTACACAATCTATGGCTTTGCCGATGTGCGCGCTTTTGGCTATGAATTAGGGCAAATTCCGCAAATGCCACCAGTTTATGAAGCAAACCATCACTTTCTAAAGCTTTTAGAACAACATTTTAGCTCCAAGGTAGAGCGTTTTAGTTTAGTAAATTGTGCTTCATTGGACGTTTTCGTAGATAATGAAAACCAAGTTCGCGAATGACTGCGTCCCTTACCAATTCCAGTTCAAATCGTGGATATGGAATTAGCTGCTTATTATCAAGTTGCCTTTCGGTTCCATAAGCCAATCTTGGCTTTAAAAATTGTGAGCGATTCGTTAATGCATGAAAAAAACCCTGCTTTAAGTTTCGATGAATTTTTACCAACTGCTAGTGAAAAATTAAAATGATGTTTAGAAGAAATTATTAGAATTCAACCAACCACCTAG
- a CDS encoding phosphoglycerate kinase: MDYSQKKTLSDLDVKDKKVLVRVDFNVPLKDGQITDDNRIQASLPTIKYLVNHGAKVILLSHLSRIKSEEDKQKKSLAPVAHRLSELLGQPVKFVPSTRGTELETAIANLKDGEILLMENTRFEDVHNGEVVKYESKNNPELGKYWASLGDIYINDAFGTAHRAHASNVGIAQNIKTSAIGSLVANEVAMLAKGIQNPERPFIAILGGAKVSDKIGVIDNLLKKVDKILIGGGMAYTFLKAQGHNVGKSLVETDKLADAKAYLEKANGKIVLPIDSANAQEFADVKPEFSGVDIPEGYMGLDIGPKTIELFQKELVGAKTVVWNGPMGVSEFKNFAHGTIAVCDAIANLNNAFTLIGGGDSAAAAISLGYKDDFSWISTGGGASLEYMEGKTLPGIEAIQNK; encoded by the coding sequence ATGGATTATAGTCAAAAAAAGACCCTTTCTGATCTTGATGTTAAAGATAAGAAAGTGTTGGTCCGCGTGGATTTTAATGTCCCATTAAAAGATGGACAAATTACTGATGACAACCGCATTCAAGCTTCGTTGCCAACTATTAAGTATTTAGTTAACCACGGTGCAAAAGTGATTTTATTATCACATTTAAGTCGTATAAAAAGTGAAGAGGATAAACAAAAAAAATCATTGGCCCCTGTTGCCCATCGTCTATCTGAATTGCTCGGACAACCTGTTAAATTTGTTCCAAGCACTCGTGGAACCGAATTGGAAACAGCCATTGCAAATCTAAAAGATGGTGAAATTTTACTAATGGAAAACACCCGTTTTGAAGATGTTCATAATGGTGAAGTAGTTAAATATGAATCAAAAAACAACCCAGAACTTGGGAAATATTGAGCTTCTTTAGGTGACATTTATATTAATGATGCTTTCGGAACCGCCCATCGTGCTCATGCTTCAAATGTAGGAATTGCTCAAAATATTAAAACTTCTGCCATTGGTTCATTAGTAGCTAATGAAGTAGCAATGTTAGCAAAGGGAATTCAAAACCCTGAACGTCCTTTTATCGCCATTTTAGGAGGAGCAAAAGTTTCTGATAAAATCGGTGTGATTGATAACCTTCTAAAAAAAGTTGACAAGATTTTAATTGGAGGTGGAATGGCTTATACATTCCTAAAAGCTCAAGGTCATAACGTTGGAAAATCATTAGTCGAAACTGATAAATTAGCTGACGCAAAGGCTTACCTAGAAAAAGCAAACGGTAAAATTGTCTTGCCAATTGATTCAGCTAATGCGCAAGAATTTGCTGATGTAAAACCAGAGTTCTCAGGTGTTGATATTCCTGAAGGTTATATGGGACTAGACATTGGACCAAAAACTATTGAACTTTTCCAAAAAGAATTAGTTGGGGCAAAAACGGTTGTTTGAAATGGGCCAATGGGAGTAAGTGAATTTAAAAACTTTGCTCATGGAACTATTGCTGTTTGTGATGCCATCGCTAACTTAAATAATGCTTTCACTTTAATTGGTGGTGGAGATTCTGCTGCGGCAGCCATTTCACTTGGTTATAAAGATGACTTCTCTTGAATTTCAACCGGTGGAGGTGCTTCACTTGAATACATGGAAGGTAAAACACTTCCTGGAATTGAAGCAATTCAAAATAAATAA
- a CDS encoding nicotinate-nucleotide adenylyltransferase has translation MMSKIALFGGSFDPVTTDHLNIAKACYEKLKFDEVWFIPAFLNPFKTSQHSSVKDRLTMLQMLVDEYSFLRINEYEVNNQRPTSTFETVQYIVKNYPENKFSFIIGSDQLDRLEEWDHFEKLEKLVPFKVFLRDEKDSHNPMLKKHNLEMFTFDNNHLSSTMVRSLEKLNLQIPMINDYCNYHLLYLNERLLPFMDEDRFLHCLNVGQTAKELANIWGANEQKALIAGTLHDITKCWDHEKSKIYMQRYLPFLMTEPEPVWHAFTGYLHLQKDWLIKDQEVLQAVFNHTVGSPEMSLLDIIVFCADKISPERDYPGVKKLRELCFQDLMAGFRKILKNQYESVLKKRGPKDMGLMLTNSYKYWIEGVRS, from the coding sequence TTAATGTCTAAAATTGCTCTTTTTGGTGGAAGTTTTGACCCCGTTACAACTGATCACCTCAATATTGCGAAAGCTTGTTATGAAAAATTAAAATTTGATGAAGTTTGGTTCATCCCAGCTTTTTTGAACCCCTTTAAAACAAGTCAACATTCTTCGGTTAAGGACCGTTTAACAATGCTTCAAATGCTAGTTGATGAATATAGTTTTTTACGCATTAACGAATATGAAGTTAATAACCAACGACCAACGTCGACTTTCGAGACAGTTCAATATATTGTCAAAAACTATCCTGAAAATAAATTTAGCTTTATTATTGGTTCTGACCAACTAGACCGCCTTGAAGAATGAGATCACTTTGAGAAACTTGAAAAACTTGTCCCTTTCAAGGTTTTTTTGCGTGATGAAAAAGATAGTCATAATCCAATGCTCAAAAAGCATAATTTGGAAATGTTTACCTTTGATAATAACCATCTTTCATCAACCATGGTGCGAAGTTTAGAAAAACTAAACTTACAAATTCCGATGATTAATGACTATTGTAATTACCATTTACTTTATTTAAACGAGCGTCTTCTACCATTTATGGATGAAGACCGTTTTCTCCATTGTCTTAATGTTGGCCAAACAGCCAAGGAATTAGCTAACATCTGGGGAGCTAATGAACAAAAAGCGTTAATAGCCGGTACTTTACATGACATTACAAAATGCTGAGATCATGAGAAATCCAAAATCTATATGCAACGCTACCTACCGTTTTTAATGACTGAACCTGAACCGGTATGACATGCGTTCACCGGTTATTTGCACTTGCAAAAAGATTGATTAATTAAAGACCAAGAGGTTCTGCAAGCGGTTTTTAACCACACTGTTGGCTCACCAGAAATGAGTCTCTTAGATATTATTGTTTTTTGTGCTGACAAAATTTCCCCAGAACGTGATTATCCAGGAGTCAAAAAACTTCGCGAGCTTTGTTTTCAAGACTTGATGGCGGGATTTAGAAAAATTCTTAAAAACCAATATGAGTCAGTTCTTAAAAAACGTGGTCCAAAAGATATGGGCTTGATGTTAACTAATAGTTACAAATATTGAATTGAAGGAGTAAGAAGTTAA
- a CDS encoding HAD hydrolase family protein: protein MAKKVLPFVLSDCDGTICDSSLAIHPETLTDIIDYQNESGNRFSFVTGRLGVSSRTLAQDLKVTLPVISCNGALISDLKTNETLYVKYLDKRITLKILDECVQKGVQPMIYSTYQMAGLMSNPRLALWRDYASKLKKKDRWPIMEYATLDDLKSAVIEDVLRPVQVILYAPTPESQEEAKKLLEGYEFQVARFQSLPYLFNITAKEVNKLTGLQAWAEIVQTNYRDVVVFGDGQNDQPIIEGVHRGMAVDNATPELKAVAKKVIPSIHENGVGLELRRIIKEEINV from the coding sequence ATGGCGAAAAAGGTTTTGCCGTTCGTACTTTCTGATTGCGATGGTACAATTTGTGATTCATCACTCGCAATTCATCCCGAAACTTTGACTGACATCATTGACTACCAAAACGAAAGCGGAAATCGCTTTAGTTTTGTCACAGGACGATTAGGGGTTAGTTCACGAACTTTAGCACAAGATTTAAAAGTTACTTTGCCTGTTATTTCGTGTAATGGGGCATTAATTAGTGACTTAAAAACCAATGAAACTTTGTATGTCAAATATTTAGATAAACGAATAACTCTCAAAATTTTGGATGAATGTGTCCAAAAGGGAGTCCAACCGATGATTTATTCGACCTATCAAATGGCGGGCTTAATGAGTAACCCTCGTTTGGCACTTTGACGTGATTATGCTTCAAAATTGAAGAAAAAAGATCGTTGACCAATTATGGAATATGCAACATTAGATGATTTAAAATCGGCAGTAATTGAAGATGTCTTGCGCCCGGTGCAAGTGATTTTGTATGCTCCTACACCAGAATCTCAAGAAGAGGCTAAAAAACTTCTTGAGGGCTATGAATTCCAAGTGGCTCGTTTTCAATCGCTCCCTTACTTATTTAACATTACTGCCAAAGAAGTTAATAAGTTGACGGGTTTGCAAGCTTGAGCTGAAATTGTGCAAACCAATTACCGTGATGTAGTGGTTTTTGGTGATGGTCAAAATGACCAACCGATTATTGAAGGTGTTCACCGCGGTATGGCGGTAGATAATGCTACTCCTGAGCTTAAAGCGGTTGCTAAAAAAGTAATTCCCTCAATTCACGAAAATGGTGTTGGTTTAGAATTACGTAGAATAATAAAGGAAGAAATTAATGTCTAA